From a single Bacillus gobiensis genomic region:
- a CDS encoding NUDIX hydrolase encodes MDVVFQTEKAVFNYHVAGILIKNGYVLLHKDVNDKNWALPGGRVEITEESQSSIKREFREELGIDIKVVRLLWVVENFFEYDGRSFHEIGFYYNILSDENSLLVDKESFYGVEGERLIFKWMPIEKLEEVALYPEFLRTALNNLPKNPEHFVEKK; translated from the coding sequence GTGGATGTAGTTTTTCAAACGGAAAAAGCAGTTTTTAATTATCATGTAGCAGGAATTTTGATTAAAAATGGATACGTTCTTTTACATAAGGATGTTAATGATAAAAATTGGGCACTTCCTGGAGGAAGAGTTGAAATCACGGAAGAATCACAATCAAGTATCAAAAGGGAATTTCGGGAAGAATTAGGAATAGATATAAAGGTAGTTAGACTGCTTTGGGTAGTAGAAAATTTCTTTGAATATGATGGCAGAAGTTTTCACGAGATAGGTTTTTATTACAATATTTTATCAGATGAAAATTCCCTGTTAGTTGATAAAGAATCTTTTTATGGAGTGGAAGGAGAACGGTTGATTTTCAAGTGGATGCCGATAGAGAAGCTTGAAGAAGTAGCGTTATACCCAGAGTTTTTAAGAACGGCTCTAAATAATTTGCCAAAGAACCCAGAGCATTTCGTTGAAAAAAAGTAG